The Acomys russatus chromosome 27, mAcoRus1.1, whole genome shotgun sequence genome includes the window cctgcctgtctgtctgtctgtaggctTCCAGTATTTCGACTTATTATGTGGTCTGGTGACAGAATGTTAATCTAGATCACGTGTTCATTTTCCCATATGACACATCGGCAGGGCCCTAAGTGGCATTGATATTACCtgaatccattaaaaaaaaaaaaaaaacatgctgttGGCTTCAAGAAATATAATGATGTGTCAGTGTCCCCCTAGGTTGGAAGGGAAATCACTGTTATTTAATTAagtaatggtaaaaaaaaaaaaaaactgtttgggcatcataatatatgtatttatatttattatgccTTACAGGTAAGTCATAATACTCACTTCACACATATGTGTTTCggcttcaatttttaaaagcaaacaggtgtctggagagatggcctagcagttGAGGGCACTTACTCCTTTTGCAGAAAAGCCAGGTTTCGTTCTTAGCATCCACACGATGACTCACAACTgtgtataactccagttccaatgacCCGactccattttctgtttttcGTGGGCTTTTGGATGCACACGGTGCGTGTAAACTCATGCAGGTTCAAATACCTACACATAgataaaaaagcttaaaaaaaaaaaaaaaagagagagtaagTGAGATGTTTAAGGTTTGGATAAAGCATTCAGGAAATGTTAAAGGAATCATAGTTCTGAGCTATGAGCCATAATATATTTGTAAGTAATCACTTATCTGCTAAAAGTCCAGTTTCCCCAAAATGAACTGCAGATATGGACAGATCAGGGTGTGTTTGATATCGAACTATGCTGCTTTTAACAACTCAGTAAGACACTTTCAAAGAGTCTGCATGTCTGAACCCAACTGCTTGCCCCCAGGTTAGATAACTGGGAGTCAATAGAAAATGTAAAGCATATCTGGAATAAAGGTCAAATTCAGAACATTTATAAATACTCAGTAGGAAAAACATCTCCTCCTTGTAGCTACTGTGCATTTTTGCATTTTCGTTTCCTGTGAAAGGGACAGAATTTCACTAAATCTATTCAAGGacgagggggcggggagagagaggagagagagagagagagagagagagagagagagagagagagagagagagaggagagctgttAACTTCCACCAGGGAAGCTCTAGGTTAGGCTCTGAAGCCCAGCACCCTGCATGTAGAATAAACTGTCCATCAGTCAGggcatcctcccatcccccaccccaactgCCTGCTGTAGTCTACATAAAACATGCGCATTATAAGAAAATAAGTTGATAGAACAGTTTCCCTGGCCTCCAGTCATTGTGTGTGCAGCTTCATCTTCAGCAGGAGGATTCAAATTCATAGACAGGGAAGGAAAGCTTGCCTGAGCTGCACCGGAATGGACATGAGATGGGCCCCATGCTGGGTTTGTGTGGTCCTGCACAGTCACAAGAAACTGAAGTCAATGGACTTTCTAAGccagcactttctgctcttagGGAAAGTACACCGGCTGGATTGTTAGGGTTCCTCTGGGACCCCAGGAACCACTCTTCATACAGGTTCTTTCAAAAGGCAAAGAAAGTTGACAGCATCCGAGTGGTGGTCTCCTGCCAGAGTCACTACAGCGGGCAACGGGGAAATGTTGTGACCCCAGGGGACTATCAGCATTGCTGAATCTAGCCTCTTTAAACATGCCCTTTGCCTTAGAAGACACCAAGTTCTAGAAGTTAGCAGTGTTGGGCCTTGGACTTGTGAATGCGAGACAAGGGCTCTGCCATGAGAAGGAGTTGAGCCAGTCCCAGCCTCATTAGACTTTCAGTGGCAAGTAAAAAAATCACTGTATCACTGTTGTGATGGCAGGAAGCAAATTCAGACACATGAccataacagacactgaaaacTGTGTTAAATTATCCTACCTCCTCTGGTTGCTTCAGAGGACAAGAGGCCTTGTATGAAGAACTAGCTGCCCATTCCTCAAAACTTCCAAGAGTCTTAGCTTGACGCTTCCTTGCTCTGTAGGAGACAATATGAAGTGGGTATCAGTATTAAATTTCTGACTGTGACCCAGTACCTGGAAACCAAGCCTAAGGTGTAACTTCACAGAAATCTTGAGAGGTCCAGGAGCACAGGCTCCAAATTCATCTCATTCATCCCACAGGATTTAGACCCACACATTCCCACCCTAGCATAAGGTCATATTTATCCGAGTGCCTTCTCCCCCCTTGCCAGGCTTATCATCATCCTGATGGGACTTCACTGATGTTCAAGGTTAAAACTAATTGATATTAATTCATATGTGACCCCATTGTCAGCTTACAAACTCCAAACAGTGTAGACAGTTTACTGTGAATTCTCAAAATTAATGACATGGATTAGGTTTAAATAACTGGAGTCATAGAAGGATGACAGCAATCCCAAATAAGAGTCTCCCAAGCAAGCAGTTACAATTTAATTGATTCTCCCCACATTTTATGCTGAACCTAAAATGCTTTCCATCCCAAAAGGCCTCAGACTCCCCAGCGAAGTGTGCTCAGTGGAGGTCTGCTCACAGGCAAGCCAGAAAAGCTTTAAGGAACTCTTTCTTTAAAACGCTGCCCTTTTTCCAGATTATCTCATTTTCTACAAGGATTTGGAGTCCTACACTATAACAATGCAACCTTGTCTACTAAGGAAGTCTCACTCCTTTGGAAACATTGCCTCTAGTGGGCTGCCCAAACTCCAGGAATGTCCGAATACCCACAAGTACACAAATAGCACTAGTTGGACTAGGGGGGGGGTAATTAAttatagcagcaacaacaaaagagaggGCATGAAGTTCAGAGGGAGGGATATGGGGAAAGCAGGGTGCTAGAGACTTGGAGGTACAACTCAGTGATATAGCATTTGTCTAGcacgtgtgaggccctgggtttgaacccTATCGCCACAAAAAGAAGCTGGTGGATGGGGAAAAATACAGCCTTCCCAAGTCCAAATCCACACTCTTGTTATACATACTACATTTAGGTATGTAATCGTGGGGAAACTGCTCAGCTGCACCTCAGTTTCCTCGCCCATAACATGGAGCCCACATTAGTGCTTCTTTACAATGCCCCAAAGGAAATGGGTGAGAGACTGTCACAAGTACACAGCAAGCGCAGCTGTCACACGTTCGATGCTATCATCGGTTGCCGTGGATGGTTTTAGACCGGGGTGTAAGATTGTTTGGCGATGGAAGTCGCGAACGCTTGGTTgaattctcttcccttccttcccaacAGGAAAGTGGCAAATGCTGGACGGTGGCGTCCTGAACATCACCAAGGTGTCTTTCTCAGACCGAGGCAAATACACGTGCGTGGCGTCTAATATCTACGGCACGGTAAACAACACGGTGACCCTGAGAGTCATCTTTACCTCTGGAGACATGGGTGTGTACTATATGGTCGTGTGCCTCGTGGCCTTCACCATTGTCATGATCCTCAACATTACCCGCCTGTGTATGATGAGCAGCCACCTGAAGAAGACTGAGAAAGCCATCAATGAGTTCTTTAGGACAGAGGGTGCCGAGAAGCTGCAAAAGGCGTTTGAGATTGCTAAGCGCATCCCCATCATCACCTCAGCCAAAACTCTAGAGCTCGCCAAAGTGACTCAGTTCAAAACCATGGAGTTTGCCCGGTACATAGAAGAGCTTGCCAGGAGCGTGCCCCTGCCTCCGCTTATCATGAACTGCAGGACGATCATGGAGGAGATCATGGAAGTGGTCGGGCTGGAGGAGCAGGGGCAGAATTTTGTGAGGCATACCCCAGAAGGACAAGAAGCCGCAGATAGGGACGAGGTATACACAATCCCCAACTCTCTGAAGCGAAGCGACTCCCCGACCGGCGACTCCGACGCTTCGTCATTGCATGAACAGCCACCTCAGCAGATTGCCATCAAGGTCTCCGTTCACCCCCAGTCCAAAAAGGATCACGTGGATGACCAAGAGGGCGGTGGACAGTTTGAggtcaaagaagaagaggagacgGAGCCGTCAGAGGAACATTCCCCAGAGACTGCGGAGCCTTCTACAGACATAACGACCACGGAGCTGACGTCGTCGGAAGAGGCGTCGCCTGTAGAGGCTCCGGAGCGAGGACTGCCACCAGCACACCTAGAAACAACAGAGCCAGCAGTGACATGTGACAAAAACACCTGCATCATTTACGAAAGCCATGTCTAATCTTAACTCCGAAAAGCTATGCATATCAAGAAAATCAGGGGCTGCTCCTTATAATACAAATGTAGTATGCACTTGCCGCTAAGCCTTACCAGGAGACGCTCATCCCTTTAGGTAGGAGTGATGCCCCGTGAGAGGGACGACACCTGCGCTGAGTTCATGTGACTGGAATCACCCCAGTAGGAAAGGATGTGAGAAGTACTGGGGGACGGAACTGATAAGATGGGGCAGAGGTCTGTCCGTGTGATCTTGAGTTGCAGAGGCCATTCTCCGCCAAATCCCGTAATTGGTGATGCCCTTTTGGCCAGGAGGACACTATTATTAATAAGTAAGATGTTCTGAGTTCAGGAGCCCTGTCTAATGCATACTGaattgcttttccttttgaaaattatAGGTCTGCTACAGTAGCAAACGCTCATACACGGGTTTGTTGCACTTTCTTCTCAGTTCTCATTATCTTCACACTTCTTTTATAATGGAGTAGATGttattctattaatattaattGCTCTTTCTGCCAGAGTCTTCTGTGTCCCCTTtgtccttatttttttccttagtatGTTTACCTCAGAGTCTTGGGTATCAGTCACTGACACGGCTGATATCTGTCATTTGTGACACTCCGAATTAGTTactacactttttctttttcctaattttctctttaaaaatataataacttcACATCTATTTCATATGCCTTTGTTTCCAATGAAGCTGCTATTgtgaaactgagaaaaaaaaaagctttgccCCCAAATAGCACTTTAACAGTCAAATATAAACGTTTACCTGCCCAGTTCTGAGAGCATTCAGGAGAGCTCTGCTGAGGTGTGGGGCAAGGTTGTAAATGCTTAGATGTCCCTACAGCACTCACGAAACTGGTTTACATGCAAGTGGCATCACCCTCCAAATGAAGATGGATTCTTTATCTGGGAGATTTATTGCTTCCAAAAACAGAGGTGTTTGGAGAATTCCTATAGGTACCACATGTCAGCTTCCCAGAAGGCCTTGCAGGGCCCATAGGGTGTGGTCAGCTCAGCAGTAGATTTAGGGCAGCAACTAGTGTCTCTGTGGTGAGCATAAGCAGTTCCCCCTGAGACTGCATATTTCACTCATTGGTCATTGAAAAGGAGCATAAAACATGAGGACAATGACATCGATGATTTTATCCTGAAACGATTGAATTGTTTGTCCCACTAACACATAGTATGTGTAAGGCAGCTTGATCTCAGAGAAGAAAGTCAAACCAGTCACCCAGAGGTTTAATACTTGACTGTGCCAATACCGAGCTGTCAGGCTTTTGGCCAATCTGTAAGAGAGGGACTGAACTCTGAGCACCGTTTGTCCCCAATGGCATCACATTCAGAGAAATAAcccaacattttaaatttttgaatttttcatGATTGTTTTTGAGGATTTTTGCTTTCATATCTGGGTTCACAAGAAACTTTATGCTGTGTCACTCAAATGAAAACTAccacagcattttcaacaaaatctaGAATTTTTCCCCTCCAAAATTATGAGGCCCACTTCTACCACAGTTTAAATTTAATCTCGGTAAGAATGATGAGTTATTTCATACTCAGCAAACAAGGGAGACTAAAACCTTTAAAAAGGTGTCAGAGTTGGGGCCACATTGCGTGGTGAGTGTGATGGGGctatgatgtcagaggttgcatGGCTTATCAGAACAGAGTGTTTAATAAGTACTTGATCACCATCAGAGGAAGTGACCTTGGATAACCTCTTTCTCACTGGGGTTTTTATCTTTTATCATTGAAGTGGGAATAGAATATGTATGCAGTGATCTAGATGACCCCTTGGCACTCTCTTAGaattccatgaaagtcttcaaatTGTAATAACCCTTTTAAGTCAATGGGAGCAAAAGCGGGGACATGAGGCCAGGTGCTTGTATGATAAGTGCTTTGCAGCAGGGGGTATCTGTAAGTGAGGGTAGTAGAATTGTCTGTAAGAAGTGACTGCAACATGCTTACTGACAGTCCAAGTGGAAAACAATCTGACGAAGTGGAGTTTGATCATATTTCCCTTTAAGAGGAATTTCCTATTGGTACCTAATTGAAATGTCTTATAGGTCACCTAAAGAACTCTGCATCCTGCATCCATACAAAGCCATGATTGCTTTGGGGGGCTCTCTGAATGGGGATTTTATATGGTCACACtgaagaaaagttttatttccaGCCCTTAGAATATACCTTCTATTATTTTCATCAAGACTGACAAATGCTTACCTGCCCAGGGTAACACCAGAGACTAAGCAGTGAATGTTTTGTGGATGCTATGTGAAATCTATTCTATTCAGTTCTTGTTCCATCCAACCCCATGTGCAGAATTCCCCATAGAAACTGCAGGGCAAGGCATCCATTCCATGTAGATGCTGATTTAGGATAATCAGCTAAAGTAGGCAGATTTTCTATGAAACAAGAGCTGAAATATATGACCAAAGAATGTTTCCAGATTGACTTTGCTTCTTTTGACTGCAGTAGAGGTGGATGATTTTCAAACCACCCCCTTGAAGGCATCAGATGTTCTTAGACTCTTCCACCTTAAATGGAGCTTGGCTTCCTGTGGAATTTCTCCATCCAGCAATCCTGTGCTCTTGCTGCCCCTCCACAGAGTCTTCCAGAATGAGAACAGCCTCTTACTAGAATGTGAAATGTGGAAGACCTCATAACACTCAGCTGATAGTTTCCTCAAGCAGGGACCCATTCAGGTTCTTAGAGTCATTCATGGAGTCCCGttgaacatacatgcacacatgcatgtgcatgatgGACTCATTTGGGCAGTTTTAAAAGTTCAACACTCAGTCCCAACACTCAACACTCAATCCCAGTGTTCAACactcaatcccaacactcaacaCTCactcaatcccaacactcaacaCTCACTCAATCCCAGGGTTCAACACTCAGTCCCAACACTCAACACTCactcaatcccaacactcaacaCTCAATCCCAGTGTTCAACACTCAGTCCCAACCTTTGGATCTTCTAtagtcattcttttttaaaaatcaacaatttccagtttctgggtcaTCCTGGTCATATCTCTAGCAATTTCCTCCTTGAAATTCTGAAAATGaatcacatacatatgcatatttaattttcttagatGATCTATAAACTTGGATGGTATTTATTCTAAATGGGAAAAATACCCAAAATTttatatggggaaaaaaatctatgtaattTATAatggtttgttttatatatttatattttcatatctttaGGGCACATctgttgttttcatctttttgtaCATCACAGTTGGCAAAAAGAAATACTAATACTTGACTAAAATCTCTAGGAACCAAATGTGATCTGTGTGGTACATAATGTATATAAACTGCTCTAGAAATACCTAAATGTTCTCATCCATGCCAAGTATTGTTGTGTCGTGTCATTACAGCCAGAACGCCTGGGGTGCTCATGAACATTACTTTTTCACAAGGAAGACCGAAGGGCCCGATATCCCACACAATGGATCTCAgaatctctttcccttctttatcttgtttgtttcctgtttaaCTGGACATGTCCTTCTGAAGGGCAAATGGGAGGTGATGGGACAGACAGCAACAGGAATGAGTCTCATTGTGGCTATGTATCACATTAACAGAACTGAGGACACGCTTTACATCCCATGCTTGGGTTGTCATTCACTGGCGATGTGGCATCTGCTCAGCTCTATTGCACACAACGTGTAGGGCATGAAGAAGGAATGCTTGCATGTTTTGAACAGGCACAGTGGACATTTAGTGCAGCCGCTATGGGTGACTATGGCAAAACCCATCAGGCACTGGAAGAAGTGTTTTAGAAAAACAATCAATTACCTTTTCTTACATGGTTTGAAGTAGTGTGTTTATTCCTGTGTTAGAACTTTTAAATGGCAGTCCTGATGGTTACCTTATCTGAGGATTTCGTTCAGTGTTTTCATTTGATAAGAGATGGCCCATCAGAGTCTATTTCAAACACTATCTTCTCAGCACATTCAACTGCTATTCTCCACACGTCTTCACACACCCTCCCGGCAGCCCCCTAAGtaatctctatttctttttctttttgattcgttcatttgtttgtttgttctttccaagacagggtttctctgtgtagccttggctgccctggactcactttgtagaccaggctggcctcaaacttgcagagatctgcctgcctctgtttccccaagtgctgggatcacaggcatgtgccaccctgcctagCTAATCtctatttcttttgttgcttCTTAAACACTTACTGGTAGTCTTTAACTATCACCCAAATGCcattatatattcacacacatagtTTTGAACATCTGTTAACTGTAAGATATTGATTTTACATTTCACTGATAATTCTTCAAACCAATAACAAAGTTcaatttttaatgactttttatgATTTCTTCAGAGATTAGTAGGTTTG containing:
- the Mfap3l gene encoding microfibrillar-associated protein 3-like; protein product: MGLLKSHLTLCLPPSVPFLILASTLATAKSVSNSTLNGTDVVLGSVPVIIARTDHIIVKEGSSALINCSVYGIPDLDFKWYNSVGKLLKESDDEKERGGGKWQMLDGGVLNITKVSFSDRGKYTCVASNIYGTVNNTVTLRVIFTSGDMGVYYMVVCLVAFTIVMILNITRLCMMSSHLKKTEKAINEFFRTEGAEKLQKAFEIAKRIPIITSAKTLELAKVTQFKTMEFARYIEELARSVPLPPLIMNCRTIMEEIMEVVGLEEQGQNFVRHTPEGQEAADRDEVYTIPNSLKRSDSPTGDSDASSLHEQPPQQIAIKVSVHPQSKKDHVDDQEGGGQFEVKEEEETEPSEEHSPETAEPSTDITTTELTSSEEASPVEAPERGLPPAHLETTEPAVTCDKNTCIIYESHV